In one Bacillus sp. PK3_68 genomic region, the following are encoded:
- a CDS encoding S1-like domain-containing RNA-binding protein, producing MYNLQAGTIVTLDVKNEAPFGWFLTDGEETVLLHHSEIQEGFDPDEPVKVFLFQDHQGRLAATMKMPMITQDTYEWVEVVGVEEKLGVFVSIGITKDILVSEDDLPFLYSVRPIVGDRLYCTLRLDKRGRLFAKPATEEVMAKQFTKASKKDFNKDITGIVYRATKVGTFIITAEGYRGFIHESQRQEEPRLGQKVDGRIIDVKEDGSVNVSLIGRKQEVQQDDAEKVYAYLLQRGGSMPYSDKSFPEEIEKRFSMSKGAFKRALGKLMKEKKVYQEEGWTYQVKE from the coding sequence ATGTATAATTTACAAGCTGGCACGATTGTCACATTGGATGTGAAAAATGAAGCGCCATTTGGCTGGTTTCTGACAGACGGAGAAGAAACAGTTTTGCTGCATCATTCGGAGATACAAGAAGGATTTGACCCCGATGAACCGGTGAAAGTTTTTCTTTTCCAAGATCATCAGGGACGACTTGCGGCAACGATGAAGATGCCGATGATTACACAAGATACGTATGAATGGGTAGAAGTTGTTGGTGTAGAGGAAAAGCTCGGTGTGTTCGTTTCGATCGGCATTACAAAAGATATACTCGTGTCGGAAGATGACTTGCCGTTCCTATATTCCGTGCGGCCAATTGTTGGAGACCGACTTTATTGCACGTTGAGGCTTGATAAGAGAGGCCGTCTATTTGCCAAGCCGGCTACAGAAGAGGTAATGGCTAAACAGTTTACCAAAGCTTCTAAGAAAGATTTTAATAAGGATATAACGGGCATTGTTTATCGTGCAACGAAGGTGGGCACATTTATTATTACAGCAGAAGGCTATCGCGGATTCATTCATGAGTCTCAGCGGCAAGAAGAGCCGCGGCTCGGACAGAAGGTAGATGGGCGTATTATCGATGTAAAAGAGGATGGCTCTGTTAATGTGTCTCTTATTGGACGAAAGCAGGAAGTTCAACAAGACGACGCTGAAAAAGTATACGCATACTTACTGCAAAGAGGCGGTTCTATGCCTTATAGCGATAAGAGCTTCCCGGAAGAAATTGAAAAGCGTTTTTCGATGAGTAAAGGTGCTTTTAAGCGGGCTCTTGGCAAGCTGATGAAAGAAAAGAAAGTGTACCAGGAAGAAGGATGGACATATCAAGTAAAGGAATAA
- a CDS encoding S8 family serine peptidase, translating to MGIRSRLRQAAVVSTAALVTACTIFTTGTDQVKAAEPSQPVEEKFQGDYAKGELIIQFNRALEKAERQAIYTRYGLSEEDSLQHGLFVHASIKKKQELSTVAAELMKEEAVKQVEPNYQLTNTFKPSDSYYNRQWFHSKINAPKAWDRTRGSSQVTVAVIDGGMDTRHVEFKSRLVNPYNAVTGRTALPFDNHGTHVAGIIGAAMNGSGVTGVAPGVKIMPINVFQGEYADSYTIAEAMIYAVDKGADILNLSLGSYSYSNVIEYAANYAINKGAMVVAAAGNEDTSLPFYPAALSNVISVSATSSLDKIADFSNFGRYINLSAPGEGILSTTVNNSYSYMDGTSMAAPVVSGTSALVLSKNPFLSPQQVTRILYKSSVDLGTKSWDSFYGNGRVDAYKALAATPEPMGSISLNTTEFKVTGSNNLRAGLSVSGSMRGTVYVEGANGKNVRTLISGAAPQKGGFVAYWNGKLADGTIAPAGKYSIVFRTFDNHQSLTKKAAVKLIHNLPPSIKAEAVNEASSASQTNVNIKFTINKSLFVTAAVYNNKGQLVKTLLNKKALPARSHRLSWNGTNENVKRMPEGTYKLVITGRDLQNNQVTEETPINL from the coding sequence ATGGGGATCAGATCAAGGTTGCGACAGGCAGCCGTAGTTAGCACGGCTGCTTTGGTGACAGCGTGTACTATATTTACAACAGGAACAGATCAGGTAAAAGCTGCTGAGCCATCGCAGCCAGTGGAGGAGAAATTTCAGGGGGATTATGCAAAAGGAGAACTGATCATTCAGTTTAATCGTGCGCTGGAGAAAGCGGAACGGCAAGCGATTTATACAAGATATGGTTTATCCGAAGAAGATAGCCTGCAGCATGGTCTTTTTGTCCATGCATCGATTAAGAAAAAACAAGAGCTGTCAACAGTAGCAGCTGAGTTAATGAAGGAAGAGGCAGTTAAACAAGTAGAGCCCAATTATCAGCTTACTAATACATTTAAGCCAAGCGATTCTTATTATAATCGCCAATGGTTTCATTCAAAGATTAACGCACCGAAAGCATGGGACCGAACACGCGGCAGCTCCCAAGTTACGGTCGCAGTTATTGACGGAGGAATGGATACGCGTCATGTTGAGTTTAAAAGTCGTCTTGTGAATCCGTATAACGCAGTAACTGGCCGTACCGCTTTGCCGTTTGATAACCATGGCACACACGTTGCAGGGATTATTGGGGCGGCTATGAATGGCTCGGGTGTAACGGGTGTCGCTCCAGGGGTAAAGATTATGCCAATTAATGTATTTCAAGGAGAGTATGCAGATAGTTATACGATTGCTGAAGCGATGATATATGCAGTGGATAAAGGAGCTGACATTCTTAATTTAAGTCTGGGAAGCTATTCGTATAGCAATGTTATAGAATATGCGGCAAACTATGCTATCAATAAAGGTGCAATGGTTGTTGCAGCTGCCGGAAATGAGGATACCAGTTTGCCATTTTACCCAGCTGCTTTGTCTAACGTTATTAGCGTCAGTGCGACCAGCTCGTTGGATAAAATCGCTGACTTTTCTAATTTTGGTCGCTATATTAATCTATCAGCGCCAGGGGAAGGCATTTTATCAACGACGGTCAATAACTCCTATAGCTATATGGATGGCACTTCTATGGCAGCTCCGGTTGTTTCAGGAACGTCCGCACTCGTTTTGTCAAAAAATCCTTTTTTATCTCCGCAGCAGGTCACACGGATTTTATACAAGTCATCTGTAGATCTAGGAACGAAATCATGGGATTCTTTTTATGGGAATGGTCGCGTTGATGCATATAAGGCGCTTGCAGCAACACCTGAACCGATGGGAAGCATTTCACTTAATACAACGGAATTTAAAGTCACCGGCAGCAATAATCTTAGAGCTGGACTTTCTGTGAGCGGTAGCATGAGAGGAACGGTGTATGTAGAAGGTGCAAATGGAAAAAATGTCCGCACGCTTATAAGCGGAGCAGCACCGCAAAAAGGCGGCTTTGTTGCCTATTGGAATGGAAAGCTGGCAGACGGTACCATAGCACCGGCGGGAAAATATTCCATTGTGTTCCGGACATTCGATAATCATCAATCTTTAACGAAGAAAGCAGCAGTTAAATTGATCCATAACTTGCCGCCTTCTATTAAGGCAGAAGCCGTTAATGAAGCTTCCTCAGCTTCTCAAACAAATGTAAATATCAAATTTACCATTAATAAAAGCTTGTTTGTCACGGCGGCTGTCTACAATAATAAAGGACAACTAGTCAAAACGTTGTTGAATAAAAAGGCGTTGCCGGCCCGAAGTCACCGTCTTTCCTGGAATGGGACAAATGAAAATGTAAAGAGAATGCCTGAGGGCACTTATAAACTGGTTATCACTGGCAGGGACTTGCAGAACAATCAGGTAACAGAAGAAACTCCTATTAATTTGTAA